The genomic segment AGATAACATCGACACCTTCAGCATCTTCGCACCCCTCACAGAGAAGTACACCACCACCACAACCCTCCAGGAGGCGGAAGCAGTGGCCGGGGAGACAGCGGAACTCGTGGCAACACTCACATCACCAGTAGGACCGGTTGAGGGAAGGGAGATCAGGTTCTACCTTGATGGCATACTCCTGGGATCAGCCCTCACAGATAACACAGGAACAGCCAGGTTCACCACCACTGCAGGGGCACCCGGTACATACTCCACCAGGGCTGAATTCCCAGGTGATGAAACCCACCTACCATCAGAGGACACATCCACCCTCCGAGTACTTAAACCCGCCAGCTTCAACCTTGATAACCTGAGAGTGACACCAGATACAGGTGTGGCACCCCTACGTGTAAACGTCACGGTGAATGTCACCAATACAGGGGAGGTTGCAGGTGTGTGCAGGGTTAACCTCACAGTTGATGGGGTGGTTGTAACCTTCAGGGATATCACCATTAACCCTGCATCATCCGTTGAGGTGAGCTTCCTCAGGGACCTCACTGATCCAGGTGTCTGCATGGTGGGTGTGGATGGTCTTGTGCCTGTGGCTGTCACTGTCCTCAAACCGGCAACCTTCCAGCTAAGTAACCTCAGTGTTTCACCGGTATCAGGATCCGCACCACTTGGGATCACCGTGACAGTGAGGGTCATGAACACAGGGGACGTGGCAGGCTCATACACAGCGGATCTCATGGTGAACGGCATAAAGGTCGATTCAAGGACAGTGACACTCAATGGTGGTGAATCAACCACATTAACATATACGAGAACACTCAGCGCAGGGACGTACAGGGTCACCGTTGACGGCCTCCCAGCCACCACCGTAACGGTAACATCCAGCGGTTTAACCGTTGACCAGGTGGTCAGGGCAGCAGAATACATCGCATGGTACTATGGCAAATACAGGAGGCTACCAGATACGGTTAGAATGGGTGGCAGGAAGTACTCCCCACCAGCCTTCCTTGACCTCCTCGTGAGGACATCCATCAACCTTGCTGCTGGCAGCAGGAAACCTGTCACACCCAGAACCGTGGGCTACCCCACCGCATCTGAGGGTGTCTATATGCCAGGTAAACTGTACATGAGCGCATACCTGAGGTACGCTGTAAACATAAGGGACTTCATAACCAGGAATAGGAGGGCCCCAAATTATGCGGTGACCTCCCGTGGAAGGGTCCCCTACTCCAGGCTTGTCTTCATGTACAGCAGGATACTTGGATTCTATGGTGCAAACGGAAGGTTACCACAGTACGTGGTAATCTGAAAACATTTTTTTTAATTTGGATAAAAATTAGGGATATTCTGGAGGTTCTTCGGCTCCTTTTAAAAATTGGGTGTATATTCTGTTCTGTGCTGTTAATCCATAGTCAGTTCGTGTGAGTGGGTTTTTGACTCCATGACAGGTTCTTCGTCTTCAACCCTCCAGGGCGGGGATACGATGCATAGGAATGAGAGGTCCTCCTCACCCCTATTCTCGATGTACTGCACACAGCCAGGCG from the Methanothermobacter sp. K4 genome contains:
- a CDS encoding Ig-like domain repeat protein; protein product: GIQLENIRGVVTLRDNTVTGSPDWGLWFSGAGNPTVTIQNNTLTSSSRGMYLQGVTGSEFINNTITSTTGPDLQADPAISNTFTRLRVGLLYPTLLSFRYTAGIILRGVESPPADPSGWVNITKYVDISSAGATILDYLRFHYTPGDVAGKNETGLRVFHHTTGTWNQLPETGVNTTERYVYADNIDTFSIFAPLTEKYTTTTTLQEAEAVAGETAELVATLTSPVGPVEGREIRFYLDGILLGSALTDNTGTARFTTTAGAPGTYSTRAEFPGDETHLPSEDTSTLRVLKPASFNLDNLRVTPDTGVAPLRVNVTVNVTNTGEVAGVCRVNLTVDGVVVTFRDITINPASSVEVSFLRDLTDPGVCMVGVDGLVPVAVTVLKPATFQLSNLSVSPVSGSAPLGITVTVRVMNTGDVAGSYTADLMVNGIKVDSRTVTLNGGESTTLTYTRTLSAGTYRVTVDGLPATTVTVTSSGLTVDQVVRAAEYIAWYYGKYRRLPDTVRMGGRKYSPPAFLDLLVRTSINLAAGSRKPVTPRTVGYPTASEGVYMPGKLYMSAYLRYAVNIRDFITRNRRAPNYAVTSRGRVPYSRLVFMYSRILGFYGANGRLPQYVVI